The region ATCTGTCATTCACCCGACCCTACCTGGATTTTCCAATTGTCATTCTCGCCCATAGGGGCGGCGCCCAGCCCCGCAAGATCGAAGACTTGTACGGTCTGAAAATCGCTGTTGTGGAAAACTACGCCCCTCATGAACTACTGCGCACACATCACCCGGATTTAAACCTGGTGGCGATGCCCAACGTCAGCTCGGCCTTACAGGCACTGGCAACCGATCAAGTGGATGCGGTCGTAGGCGATCTTGCTTCCAGCGTCTGGAGCTTGCGCCAACTCAAGCTCGACGGGCTCTATGTCAGCGGCGAAACCCCTTACCGCTACCAACTGGCGATGGCCGTGCCACCAAAAAACAAAGTCCTGGTGGGCATCCTGGACAAAGTCCTGGCCGACATAACACCCGATGAGATCAGTGCCATTCAAGAACACTGGGTCGGCAACGTACTGGACCATCGGTCGTTCTGGTCCAACCTGCTGATCTATGGACTGCCGGGAATGCTGTTGCTCATCACGGTGCTGGCGGTGGTGATCCGCATCAATCGTCGACTGAGCTCAGAGATTGCACGCCGGATCGACCTTGAACAGGAGTTGCGTACCAGCGAATACCACTACCGCGGACTGGTAGAAAGTCTTTCGGCGATTGCATGGGAAGCGCGGATAACTGATTTCACGTACAGCTATGTGTCACCACATGCCGAAGCGCTGCTAGGGTATCCCCTCGCCCATTGGCTGATTCCAGGTTTCTGGCGCAGCATTATTCACCCCGCTGACCTGACCCGCGCGCAAAACTTCTGTGCTCGCGAAATTGTGGCGGGCCGCGATCACAGCCAAGACTATCGGGTGATTACCGCCGACGGTCATTGCCTGTGGGTGCGCGACATTGTCAGCCTGATTGAGCATGGCCACGAACCCGTATTGCGCGGGCTAATGATCGACATCAGCGAAACCAAGCACATAGAGGAAGCCTTGCGGCTGTCGGAGCAAAAATTCGCCTCGGTGTTCCAGCAATGCCCGGACATTTTGGTGATTGCCCGGCTTTCAGACGGCTGCTTGCTGGAGGTCAACAAGGCGTTTGAAGAGCAGATAGGCCTCAAGGCCGAAGACGTCGTTGGCCAAACCGCAACCACCCTGAATATCTGGGGGATCCCGGGAGTCGGACCCGGCCTGCTACAACGATTGCAGGCCGGCAGTATTCGCAACCTGGAGATGCCCTTCCGCCGCAACAACGGACAAGTGTTCACCGGTCTTATCTCCGCCGAGCCGTTTGATCTTGATACGACGCCTGCGCTGGTCGTCGTGGTACGCGACATCAGTCAACTCAAGGAAACCCAGAAGCAACTGCAAACCTCCGAAGAGAAGTTCGCCAAAGCCTTTCACGCGTCCCCCGATGGTCTACTACTGTCCCGACAAAGCGACGGCCTGCTGATTGAAGTCAACGAAGGCTTCAGCCGCATTACTGGCTTTAATAGCGCTATTTCCCTGGAGCGCTCGGTCCTCGACCTGGGCATCTGGGTCAACCTGAACGAACGTAAGCAGATGCTGGACTTGCTGCAACGAGATGGTTTCGTTCGCGACTTCACTTGCCATATTCGCCGCAGTGACGGGCAGATACGACTGTGCGAAGTGTCCAGCCGTCCGCTGCCCATCGGTGATGAAGACTGCATGTTGACCATTGCCAGGGACATCACCGAGCGGCATCTGATGCAGGAAAAACTACAACAGGCTGCCACAGTGTTCGAGAGCACCGCCGAGGGAGTGTTGATTACCGATACACAGCAGCACATCAGCGCGGTCAATCGCGCGTTTACTGAAATCACCGGCTACAGCGAGAGCGAAGCACTAGGCCACACCCCTCGCCTGCTCGCCTCGGGGCTGCATGACAGCGCATTCTATGCGGCCATGTGGCATCAACTAACCGCCGAAGGTCATTGGCAGGGCGAGATTTCCAACCGACGCAAGAACGGCGAGCTTTACCCCAGCTGGTTGACCATCAGCGCCGTGCGCAATCGAGACAAGCTCATCACCCATTTTGTCGCGGTGTTCGCCGACATCTCAAGCCTCAAACACGCCCAGGCCAAGCTCGATTATCAGGCCCACCACGACCCCCTCACCGGCCTGCCGAACCGCACACTGTTCGAGAGCCGATTGCTGGTCGCGCTGAATAGTCAGCAGGAAAACGGCGGTCAGGGCGCAGTGTTGTTCCTCGACCTGGACCGCTTCAAACACATTAACGACAGCCTCGGCCATCCGGTCGGCGACCTGCTGCTCAAGGGCATCGCCGTTCGCCTCAAGGAGCAACTGCGCGACATTGATACCGTGGCGCGCTTGGGCGGCGATGAATTCATCATCCTGCTTCCGGGCCTTCAACAACCCAGCGACGCCGACCACATTGCCAACAAATTGCTTCATTGCTTCGCCGCGCCATTCCAGGCGGGTGTGCATGAGTTTTTCATCAGTGCCAGCATCGGTACCAGCCTCTACCCGCAGGACGGTGGCGACGTCGCCACACTGGTCAAGAACGCAGACGCGGCGATGTACCGCTCCAAGGCCAAGGGCCGCAACCGCGTCGAAAGCTACACCCGCGACCTCACCGCGCAGGCCAGCGAGCGCGTGGCGCTGGAACACGAACTGAGGCGCGCCATTGAGCGTAATGAGCTGTTTCTGTACTACCAACCTAAAATCAGCCTGGAAGACCACCGCCTCGTCGGTGCCGAAGCGCTTCTTCGCTGGCATCACCCGACCTTTGGTGACGTGCCGCCAGAACATTTCATTCCGCTCGCTGAAGAGAACGGCATGATCCTGCAAATCGGCGACTGGGTACTCGAAACTGCCTGCCGACAAATGTACGAATGGAACCGACTCTACGACAGCCCAGGACCACTGTCGGTCAACCTTGCCGGCGCGCAACTGCGCCAACCGAACCTGCTAAGTCGTATCGAACATCTGCTCAAGGACAACCGCCTGCGGCCGGATTTTCTGCAACTGGAAATTACCGAAAACTTCATCATGAGCCAGGCGGAAGAAGCGCTTTCGGTATTGCACCAACTCAAACACTTGGGCGTGCAGCTAGCCATCGATGACTTCGGTACCGGCTACTCGTCGCTGAGCTACCTTAAACGCTTGCCGCTCGACATCCTCAAGATCGACCAGTCCTTCGTCCGCGGCCTGCCGGACGACCCCCACGACGCAGCAATCGTGCGAGCCATCATCGCCCTGGGCCGAAGCATGCAATTCACCGTCATAGCCGAGGGTGTAGAAACCCTCGCGCAGCAGCAATTCCTCGCCGCCGAAGGCTGCGAACAGATTCAAGGCTACATCGTCAGCCTGCCCTTACCGCCTGACGAATTCGCCGCGACGTTTCTTCGTATAACCGTTTCAGATTTTTCGGATAGCACAGCGGAGAAACCGTCGCTATAATCCGCGGCCTACTGAGGGCCTATAGCTCAGTTGGTTAGAGCAGGGGACTCATAATCCTTTGGTCCACGGTTCAAGTCCGTGTGGGCCCACCAACTCCAAAGCCGCGCATTGCGCGGCTTTCGCGTTTCTGGCTGGTCCATCGCAGATACAGTCTTATGGTCCAAGGGTACAATTTAGGTACAGTGCTGGTTCGCCAGCCGCCTAGGAGCACCCTCTCATGGCAACTCTCGTCAAAACTCCTTCCGGCACCTGGAAGGCGCTCATTCGTAAAAATGGCTGGCCCACTGTCGCCAAAACCTTCCGCACAAAGCGTGATGCGGAGGACTGGTCGAGGCGTACCGAAGAAGAAATGGTGCGTGGCGTGTACATCCGGCGTAGCGGCTCGGAGAAAATGACGCTAGAGGCTGCACTCAAGCGCTACCTGAGCGACATAACCCCCACCAAGAAGCCCACCACTCAGCGTGGCGAAACCTCGAAAGCCAAGAAACTCATCGAGCACCTGGGTAAATACTCACTGGCTGCCCTCTCCGCTGAAATCATCGCCGGCTATCGTGACAAGCGCCTGAACGAACCCAGCCGTGGTGGGACCATCAGCAACAACACCGTGCGCCTCGAACTGGCCTTATTGAGCCACCTGTACACGGTAGCAATTCAGGAGTGGGGTTTGGGTCTGACGTTCAATCCAGTGCTGAACATCCGTAAGCCAAGCCCTGGGGATGGTCGTGACCGAAGGTTATCGCCGGAGGAAGAACGCCTTCTGCTCGCGGCAGTGAATCGACACAGCAACCCTATGCTGGGCTGGATTGTTTGCATCGCTCTGGAAACGGGCATGCGCTCGTCTGAGATCTCATCCCTACGACGACCCCAAGTGGATCTGGCAAAGCGTGTCATACGTCTCTCAGACACGAAGAACGACGGCTCCCGAACCGTTCCACTGAGCAAGCGCGCTACTGAGGTGTTCAAAGCTGCGATGGACAACCCGGTGCGACCAATCGACTGCAACTTGGTGTTTTTCGGTGAGCCCGGGAAGGACAAGAAACGTCGACCTTATACCTTCACGAAAATTTGGGGACAGCTGAAGAAAAAGCTCAATCTGCCTGACTTCAGGTTTCACGACCTGCGCCATGAAGCAGTGAGTCGGCTTGTCGAAGGCGGATTATCTGACCAAGAGGTTTCAGCCATCAGTGGTCATAAGTCGATGCAGATGCTGAAGCGATACACCCACCTTCGAGCTGAAGATCTGGTGGATAAACTGGACAAAATCTCAAAATGACTAAGTTTTTATAAAAAATCGTGAAAAAATGCGGCTATTTTTATAGTCGCATCATCGAAAACTAACAAACACTAGCAAACCCCCGATATATATAGGCGCTATCAGACACCCTCCATTTAACTCCAAAACCAATACAGCCAACCCAAGACTACCAAGACGTACAAAACAGCCAACCAAGATACTATATATTGGTAATTTCGGCGCATCAGCCAGTTTGACAATACGCCAATACCCCTCAAGAATTCGCAGACCTTCTCCAAACACTGCGAGCTTACACATGACAACTGAAGAGTATCTACTCAACCGTTTCGGCCCCTTAATGAGCATTCCAGACATTGCCACTCTACTAGGGCGCTCTCCTGATGGAGTAAGGGTCTCTCTGTATTCAGACACCGACATTTCCCGAAAGCTCAAACCGGCAATGATCCGGATCGGCCGCCGCGTATATTTTAGGACAATGCAGATCAATGACGCGTTAAATTTAGATATTGAGGTGAGTCCTCAGGACAGATTGCAATGAGCTACAAAGCCTACGACTGGGTCTGGACGCACGAGTTCGGTTCTCCGACCGCAAAGCTTGTAATGATGGCATTAGCCAAACATGCAGACGAAAAGGGAAAAAGCTGGCCAAAAGTGCAAACCCTCGCAAAGTTCTGCGGCATTTCCTCCAGAACAGTGCAACGTCAAATTAAGGAATTTGAGCGGGCAGGCCTATTAACCATCCAAAAAGAATATCGTGACGATGGCGGTCAGACGACGAATAGATACTTCATAAACCTTCCGTCCGCAAAAGCCTTAGACCCCACTGACAAAGCTGTCACAGGGGGGATGACATCTACGACACCCCTGCCCCAGACAGCATTGTGTCGCGGGGGGAATGACACAGCGATGACATACCAAGAACTACCAACCGAACAAAAAAAAGAAATACTACAAACAACAGAGGATACCCTCCGCTATCCCACGAAGCTGAAAGCCAGTGATAGCGTATGGATCGTCAAGCTTTTGCAGGACATACCAAAGGAGGACGCTCAGTTGCTCCTTGACGAGCTTGCAGCCGCACTGAATGCTGAGAGAATCAAAGGCCCATCCTCAAGATGGTTTTACGGGCTCCTTCAAAACTACTACAAAGGAAATTTCTGCCCGTTGGCTAAGCCGAGTAAACCGAAGCTAAATTCTAATAGCCCTACTATTGAGACCAGCAACGGACTAAACGTCCGAAGTGAAATTGGGGCTAACACCCTGACCGGGTTAAAAAGGCAAATCCGAAACAAGTCTTTACTTTAGTAACACTTGGCGCCCTCAGAAAACCTCATCCCACCCAATAACGCTAAGGAAATAAAATGATGCCACTTCACTTTAAGCAACTTGAAAGCTATTGCGACAGCTTGGACAGAACAGGTGACATACAAGTTATCCTACGAGCACACTACAAGAATGGCTTTGCGCTCAGCGTATCGGACGGGGTAGTCGACCACACCGTCATCGACGAAGAAAACCGCCCATACTGGTTTAGGACAGTAGAAATGGCATTAGATGAGCTTGCAAATATCCCTTATATTTCTGACCAGATTATGATTGATCGAAAGTTTTGGTCTTGATTACATAAATGAAGCAATCAAATACTGAGCGCAGCTAATTTATACCCTAAGAATGCTTCTGCGTACTGGGTGCTGGGGCTGAAAAGAAAGTCCCTGACAGGTGGGAATAGTAGCTCGATAGAAAGAGCCACCGGACAAGCAGCGGAAAGACGCGCCGTATAGACCACATCCCAAGAGCGCCGCAAAGGCGTACTGGATACGGGCCTTAAACAAGCCCTGACTGGCGGGAACAGTAGCTCGATAAAAAGAGTCGCCGGACAGCTGGAAAGACAGCTCTGCGTTCGCCCCAACCCGATTAGGAGCGACAACATGATTTTTCACCTGAGATCTTTCGCCATCATCAGCGCACTCACCGTACCAATATCTGCGCAGGCCCAAATCCCGGTAACCATCACCAGCGACATACCCGCAACATTGAACCAAGTACAAACGATGGCTCAATGGACGCAGCAAATTTCCGGGATGAAACAGCAATACGACCAGATGCAAACGGATTATCAGCAGATGGTTCGCCAATATGAATCGACCACGGGCTCTCGTGATCTCGGCCAGATAATGAATGACCCCAAGCTGAGGAACTACCTGCCAAACGACTGGCAAGACGTTTACGACAGCGTGAAAAAAAGCGGTTATTCAGGGTTGAGCGGATCGGCCAAGAGCATCTATGAAAATAACCAAGCCTACGATGGCTGCGCTCACATCGTGAGCGAGCTCGAGCGCACTTCTTGTGAAGCGCGATCAGTGAAGGGGGCTCAGGACAAAGGATTCGCCCTGGAAGCTTACGGCGCGGCCCAAGCACGTATGGGGCAGATTGATCAGCTCATGGCCGAAATCAACAACACTCAAGACCCCAAGGCCATCGCGGAGCTGCAAAGCCGCATTTCGATTGAACAGGCAAACATTCAGAACGAGCAAACAAAGCTTCAGATGTACGGCATGGTCGCCGCCGCTGAAGACAGCCTACAGCAGCAACGGCAATCCGAACTCAATGCAAAGAGCAATGCACGTCGTGGATGGGTTCGTCCTCAGACGGTCCAGCTCACCAGCCGTGGAGAGTAGCCATGATCACCATCATCCATCTTCCTCTGATCCTAATCTGCTTCTTCATAGCATTTTCGATTCACCGATTCTGGGCCTGCGTCCGTCAAATGGGGTTCACGAAAGAGATTAATGCGCGAGCGCCGCTGATGATTCACCGAGACGTATTCGCCGCCGCGTTGGTTCTAACACCCTTCATGATCGCAATAGCCGACTGGTCCAGCCTTACCCTACCAGGGCACTCCACTCCGATTTCATCGACGCTGTCCGTATGGATATCGATTGGCCTCCTGGTAGCGAGCTTGTTCACATTGAGGGACTCCCTTGAACGTGTTGCAGGAAGCTGGGCCGGAACTCGTGAGAGCGTGCTGCGTACCGTTGCAGCACTGCGCATCATAGACGACCTTGCCCTCATCAAAGGTTCTGGCCTGGCTGAGGTGCCTTACACGACGGTTGAGCATCAGCCCCATCAACACCGCCAGGATCGTGGCGACAACGGAGTGGGAAAATGAGGACTTTTCTAACGTTTGTATCTCTGGCTGCCGCCCTCTCGGCCTGCGGAGATTCGAATATTCATGACGTCGATTGGTATAAAAAACACGACGTCGAAAGAACATCGGTGATTTCCGGTTGTAGCAACTCCCCTGGAACCCTGGCTATTTCTCCTAACTGCGTAAACGCAAAGCAAGCAGAAACTCAGTTGGCCAACTCACGTCGAGGCTGGCTCAACCCAGCAACGACCAAAACACAGGGGCAGTAAAAATGGATAGTCCTATGCTGTTTCAGTTTCTAGGAGAAAGCATCGATTCGGGCCTTGGCTCTTTCGTCGATGCCACAGCCGGTAATGTGATCAACTCGTTCACGACGCTGGCCGTGGCCTTTGCAACGCTCTACTACGTTTTAGTGGGCTTTATGATGATCACCGGCCGTGTAGAACAGACCGGGTCCACGTTCTTGATTTCATGCGGGAAGTTTCTGCTGATTGCAGGGTTCGCGCTCAATGTCGATAGCTACATGACCTGGGTCGCCCAGACATTGCAGGGCCTCGAAACAGGCGTCAGCTCCGCATGGGCCGGATCTAACGCAGACTACCCACCCAAATCCATCTATGAACTCATTGACGGAGCACTGGGCAAGGGCTGGGGGATATCCGGTGATCTTTGGGAGAAAGCGGGCAATCGAGGTTGGCAGGAAACCAACATGGCGTTCGGAGACTATTTCAACGCAGTGATCATTGCCCTCGCCACAGGAATTATCGCTATCCCGGCCGGGGGAATGATCGTCGTTGCGAAAGCGGCCCTGGTCATCATGTTGGGGATTGGCCCGATGTTCGTCATGTGCTTGATGTTCCCTGCCACGCAACGATATTTCGATTCGTGGCTCGGTCAGGTCATGACCTACATTTTTCGAATTGCCCTGATGGCTACGGTGCTCTCACTAGCCGTCGTGATCTTCAACAACCTCGTGTCGGCGGTCGACCTAGAGAGCGATCAGAACACCCTATTCACATCACTGCTCTTGATCGGCGCGACGGTGGTTCTGGCTCGTCTCCTGGACGAGATGAATACCGTCTCAGGGCAGTTAGCAGGCGGCATGTCATTAGCCACCTTAACCTTTGGCCGTATGGTGGCCGGAGCCACTTCACCACTGAGAGTGGCCGGCAACGCAATAAATCGCCAATCGACAAGGCGCGATATGCAATCGGGCATGATGGTCACCGGGGGCAGGCTCAACCATTTGGCGGCGGGCAATACCATGTGGAACCCTGCGTATCGGCAACATGTCATGCAGAACATGGGGAAAAACTGGGGGCCAGCCGCAGGGGGCAAAACGAGTCAGTAAAAGGATCAACGACAATGGATCGACCTCGCCTAGGCGGGGTCTTTTTTACCCGTAGCAAGGAGCAAGGCAATGACCGTGATGTTCATGCCGGAATCGGGGAGAAACCGGTACTACGTCTACCACTTGATCAATGCAGCCAACGAGCTTCCGTTCTACGTCGGGTACACCTCCGACCCTTATGGCAGGTATCGGACACATTTGAAGAAAAACCCTGGAACGCTTGAAGGTGCGGCACGGTTCAGGCTCATCAGCGCGTTAGCAGATGCAGGCATTGGCTTTGAGCTAGTGGTACATCACTCATTTCGCTACCGGGGAGACGCAATGAGGCGCGAAAGCGCGATGATCAAGGAAATGCTTCTGAGCGGGGCTGCAATATTGAATTATCCAGCGAAGGACATTTATCAAAAGCTGGGCAAACACCTTGCCTGTCTCCCAAGTACAAAAGACCTATTCAAGTAGCGTATGACGGGTCAAGGGGTTGGTGCGGCCCGCAGACGCGAAGCGACGAGGACTCGGCCCCTTGACGCGGCAGAAGCGACCAACGCTCACGGCATGGGTGTAGGGGATCAAGGCCGGAGGCCTCCCCTGCACCCTTGACGACAGAGGGCGACTCGCTCCCTTCCCGCTTGCGGGAAGGGCGGGGGGATGGGATATGAAAGAACGTTAACACTATGAATTTAATTAACTAATCTCAAAAACAAGACAATTTCAGCGTTCTTGTTTTGATGACTCATGCGTGTAAAGCCGTCCTGCGCCGGTTGATCACTTGGTCCGGTAGATCCGTCGAAACCAAGTCTTGCCCGTATAAAGACGCTTACAGATCTTTATGGACAGAATACCTACCAGAACGAAGACGACCCCGAACACAACCCACAAGACTGTCGAATTGGTAGACAGGTGATCGTGAACGAGCTTCGCCGCATACCAGCCTGCTGCCACCGAAACGATAATGAAAACGACGATACTTGCCCGAGGGGTGCCATAGGAAATTTCAGCATGACAGCCCCTACAAACTGAGGCGCCCCATGGAACGTTGTTCATGCAATGTGGGCAACTGGCGGTTTGGTTGGTTTGCACCGATTCACTCCTTTGAAAAGCTTCCTTGAAGAACCACTAGTCTAACCGAGGTTCTCCCCAGTAAGGCATCGGAGGAGGCGCTTGCTCGGATCAGAAACCCAAACGATGGGAATGTTTGAACACCAGTCCTGAAGCTCCGCGCTCCGCTTGGGCAACCCCTTCGGTTGCATCCCGTGTCCGAACTTGCCGGACTGGCTGCGGGGCAGGCACGGCGGGCGGAGCCCTTGACCTACCCCTAGCGATAGGCTGAGCGCTTCCTGTGGTGTCAAGGGTACGGCTACGCCCGGCATCCTCACCCGTTCGGTGCTCGCCTTCGGCTCCGCTCCGCGTGCGGCCTCCGGTGCCGCCCTTGACACCACATCCAGCAAAAACCTTGGTACTTTCGCAAACCCAAGCTTCGCGTTCGTGTTGGGGCCCAGCCAAGATCAAGAACGGCTGAGATTGCCTTACACCGCTATCCTTTACATGATCAAGAATTCTCAAAAAACCATCAGGAACCACTATGAGTTCGGAAGACCAAAAAACCGATCAACATCAAAAAAACGTCGAGCTGTCAGCCGGAATTGACCATCCCAAGGTATACCAACTCTCGGAGGCTGAGCGGAGCAAGCGAAGGGAAGCTGTAGCCTTTGCCAACGCCTCAGCAAACCTGTCCGCATTTGAAATCACTGACGGTATGAAACGCCTCGGCGAGCGTTACATCAGCGGCGAGATTGATCTGGAAGAATTTATAGCGACCTCGGGACAAGAACACGCCCAGTGAA is a window of Pseudomonas sp. DC1.2 DNA encoding:
- a CDS encoding EAL domain-containing protein, which codes for MPRLSTVLFLLSLITWTATASALTLTDEERSWLTAHPDLRLGVDASWPPFEFRDEEGRYQGLAADYINLIRQRLNIKLTPIEPVSWTVVLEEVKKGKLDLLPGIMSTPERQAYLSFTRPYLDFPIVILAHRGGAQPRKIEDLYGLKIAVVENYAPHELLRTHHPDLNLVAMPNVSSALQALATDQVDAVVGDLASSVWSLRQLKLDGLYVSGETPYRYQLAMAVPPKNKVLVGILDKVLADITPDEISAIQEHWVGNVLDHRSFWSNLLIYGLPGMLLLITVLAVVIRINRRLSSEIARRIDLEQELRTSEYHYRGLVESLSAIAWEARITDFTYSYVSPHAEALLGYPLAHWLIPGFWRSIIHPADLTRAQNFCAREIVAGRDHSQDYRVITADGHCLWVRDIVSLIEHGHEPVLRGLMIDISETKHIEEALRLSEQKFASVFQQCPDILVIARLSDGCLLEVNKAFEEQIGLKAEDVVGQTATTLNIWGIPGVGPGLLQRLQAGSIRNLEMPFRRNNGQVFTGLISAEPFDLDTTPALVVVVRDISQLKETQKQLQTSEEKFAKAFHASPDGLLLSRQSDGLLIEVNEGFSRITGFNSAISLERSVLDLGIWVNLNERKQMLDLLQRDGFVRDFTCHIRRSDGQIRLCEVSSRPLPIGDEDCMLTIARDITERHLMQEKLQQAATVFESTAEGVLITDTQQHISAVNRAFTEITGYSESEALGHTPRLLASGLHDSAFYAAMWHQLTAEGHWQGEISNRRKNGELYPSWLTISAVRNRDKLITHFVAVFADISSLKHAQAKLDYQAHHDPLTGLPNRTLFESRLLVALNSQQENGGQGAVLFLDLDRFKHINDSLGHPVGDLLLKGIAVRLKEQLRDIDTVARLGGDEFIILLPGLQQPSDADHIANKLLHCFAAPFQAGVHEFFISASIGTSLYPQDGGDVATLVKNADAAMYRSKAKGRNRVESYTRDLTAQASERVALEHELRRAIERNELFLYYQPKISLEDHRLVGAEALLRWHHPTFGDVPPEHFIPLAEENGMILQIGDWVLETACRQMYEWNRLYDSPGPLSVNLAGAQLRQPNLLSRIEHLLKDNRLRPDFLQLEITENFIMSQAEEALSVLHQLKHLGVQLAIDDFGTGYSSLSYLKRLPLDILKIDQSFVRGLPDDPHDAAIVRAIIALGRSMQFTVIAEGVETLAQQQFLAAEGCEQIQGYIVSLPLPPDEFAATFLRITVSDFSDSTAEKPSL
- a CDS encoding site-specific integrase: MATLVKTPSGTWKALIRKNGWPTVAKTFRTKRDAEDWSRRTEEEMVRGVYIRRSGSEKMTLEAALKRYLSDITPTKKPTTQRGETSKAKKLIEHLGKYSLAALSAEIIAGYRDKRLNEPSRGGTISNNTVRLELALLSHLYTVAIQEWGLGLTFNPVLNIRKPSPGDGRDRRLSPEEERLLLAAVNRHSNPMLGWIVCIALETGMRSSEISSLRRPQVDLAKRVIRLSDTKNDGSRTVPLSKRATEVFKAAMDNPVRPIDCNLVFFGEPGKDKKRRPYTFTKIWGQLKKKLNLPDFRFHDLRHEAVSRLVEGGLSDQEVSAISGHKSMQMLKRYTHLRAEDLVDKLDKISK
- a CDS encoding plasmid-related protein, whose protein sequence is MTTEEYLLNRFGPLMSIPDIATLLGRSPDGVRVSLYSDTDISRKLKPAMIRIGRRVYFRTMQINDALNLDIEVSPQDRLQ
- a CDS encoding helix-turn-helix domain-containing protein, with the protein product MSYKAYDWVWTHEFGSPTAKLVMMALAKHADEKGKSWPKVQTLAKFCGISSRTVQRQIKEFERAGLLTIQKEYRDDGGQTTNRYFINLPSAKALDPTDKAVTGGMTSTTPLPQTALCRGGNDTAMTYQELPTEQKKEILQTTEDTLRYPTKLKASDSVWIVKLLQDIPKEDAQLLLDELAAALNAERIKGPSSRWFYGLLQNYYKGNFCPLAKPSKPKLNSNSPTIETSNGLNVRSEIGANTLTGLKRQIRNKSLL
- the virB5 gene encoding P-type DNA transfer protein VirB5 — protein: MIFHLRSFAIISALTVPISAQAQIPVTITSDIPATLNQVQTMAQWTQQISGMKQQYDQMQTDYQQMVRQYESTTGSRDLGQIMNDPKLRNYLPNDWQDVYDSVKKSGYSGLSGSAKSIYENNQAYDGCAHIVSELERTSCEARSVKGAQDKGFALEAYGAAQARMGQIDQLMAEINNTQDPKAIAELQSRISIEQANIQNEQTKLQMYGMVAAAEDSLQQQRQSELNAKSNARRGWVRPQTVQLTSRGE
- a CDS encoding EexN family lipoprotein produces the protein MRTFLTFVSLAAALSACGDSNIHDVDWYKKHDVERTSVISGCSNSPGTLAISPNCVNAKQAETQLANSRRGWLNPATTKTQGQ
- a CDS encoding type IV secretion system protein yields the protein MLFQFLGESIDSGLGSFVDATAGNVINSFTTLAVAFATLYYVLVGFMMITGRVEQTGSTFLISCGKFLLIAGFALNVDSYMTWVAQTLQGLETGVSSAWAGSNADYPPKSIYELIDGALGKGWGISGDLWEKAGNRGWQETNMAFGDYFNAVIIALATGIIAIPAGGMIVVAKAALVIMLGIGPMFVMCLMFPATQRYFDSWLGQVMTYIFRIALMATVLSLAVVIFNNLVSAVDLESDQNTLFTSLLLIGATVVLARLLDEMNTVSGQLAGGMSLATLTFGRMVAGATSPLRVAGNAINRQSTRRDMQSGMMVTGGRLNHLAAGNTMWNPAYRQHVMQNMGKNWGPAAGGKTSQ
- a CDS encoding GIY-YIG nuclease family protein; translation: MTVMFMPESGRNRYYVYHLINAANELPFYVGYTSDPYGRYRTHLKKNPGTLEGAARFRLISALADAGIGFELVVHHSFRYRGDAMRRESAMIKEMLLSGAAILNYPAKDIYQKLGKHLACLPSTKDLFK
- a CDS encoding antitoxin VbhA family protein, which encodes MSSEDQKTDQHQKNVELSAGIDHPKVYQLSEAERSKRREAVAFANASANLSAFEITDGMKRLGERYISGEIDLEEFIATSGQEHAQ